In a single window of the Pelodiscus sinensis isolate JC-2024 chromosome 18, ASM4963464v1, whole genome shotgun sequence genome:
- the PIGU gene encoding GPI-anchor transamidase component PIGU has translation MAAPLVLGILVAVTVRAVLFRSSLAGFISERVEVASPLNAWKRVVEGLALLDLGVSPYSGDVFHETPLIIYLFHFLIEYAELVFMITDVLTGVALYLAVQDFNKVVFKKQKLLIELDRYASDVAELIRTPMEMHYIPLKVALFYLLNPYTVMSCVAKSTCAINNTVIAFFFLATIKGSTLLSAIFLALATYQSLYPLTLFAPALLYLLQRQFIPVKLKGKGFWMYTMQYAALYLCSLVVIVCLSFFLLNSWDFIPSVYGFILSVPDLTPNIGLFWYFFAEMFEHFSLFFVCVFQINVFFYTIPLAVKLKEHPIFFFFVQLAIISIFKSYPTVGDVALYMAFLPLWSHLYRFLRNIFILSCVLIVCSLLFPVLWHLWIYAGSANSNFYYAITLTFNVGQILLVSDYFYAFLRREYYLTHGLYLTRKDGTEAMLVLK, from the exons TTGTTGAAGGGCTAGCTTTGCTGGATTTGGGTGTGTCACCCTATTCTGGAGATGTCTTCCATGAA ACCCCGTTAATAATATACTTGTTTCATTTCCTGATTGAATATGCTGAATTGGTGTTCATG ATAACTGATGTGCTAACTGGTGTTGCCCTCTACTTGGCCGTCCAGGATTTCAACAAAGTTGTG TTTAAAAAGCAGAAACTCCTAATAGAACTGGATCGGTATGCATCAGATGTGGCTGAACTTATCCGGACCCCCATGGAAATGCACTACATCCCACTCAAGGTAGCACTGTT TTATCTCTTAAATCCGTACACAGTGATGTCTTGTGTTGCAAAGTCCACCTGTGCCATCAACAATACTGTCATTGCATTCTTCTTTTTGGCTACAATAAAAG GTAGTACACTCCTCAGTGCTATATTCCTGGCCTTAGCAACATACCAGTCACTGTACCCTCTAACCTTGTTTGCACCAGCTTTGCTGTATCTTCTCCAG CGTCAGTTCATCCCAGTGAAACTGAAAGGCAAAGGCTTCTGGATGTACACCATGCAGTATGCAGCACTTTATCTCTGTAGCTTGGTGGTAATTGTCTGCCTCTCGTTCTTCCTCCTCAACTCCTGGGACTTCATTCCATCTGTGTATGGTTTCAT CCTTTCTGTTCCAGATCTAACTCCCAACATTGGCCTCTTCTGGTACTTCTTTGCTGAGATGTTTGAACACTTCAGTCTGTTCTTCGTTTGTGTATTTCAGATCAATGTCTTCTTCTACACCATTCCTTTAGCAGTGAAGCTAAA GGAACACCCCATCTTCTTCTTCTTCGTGCAGCTTGCCATCATTTCTATCTTCAAGTCCTACCCAACCGTGGGAGACGTAGCGCTGTACATGGCCTTCCTCCCACTCTGGAGCCACCTTTACAGAT TCCTCCGGAACATCTTTATCCTCTCCTGCGTGCTCATTGTCTGCTCCCTGCTGTTCCCAGTGCTGTGGCATCTCTGGATTTACGCAGGAAGCGCCAATTCCAATTTTTATTATGCCATCACTTTGACGTTCAATGTAGGGCAG ATCCTGCTCGTCTCGGATTATTTCTACGCCTTCCTGCGGCGCGAGTACTACCTCACTCACGGGCTCTACTTGACACGGAAAGACGGGACAGAGGCCATGCTGGTTCTCAAATGA